The following are encoded together in the Populus trichocarpa isolate Nisqually-1 chromosome 5, P.trichocarpa_v4.1, whole genome shotgun sequence genome:
- the LOC18099317 gene encoding dolichyl-diphosphooligosaccharide--protein glycosyltransferase 48 kDa subunit yields the protein MGRNNFSILTVLSVTLLPILSLSFSTDSPTDCRLLVLLDDLSLKSSHSIFFNSLKSRGFDLDFKLADDPKLAVQRYGQYLYDGLILFSPSIERFGGALDLAAVLDFVDSGHDLIIAADSSSSDLIKSLATECGVDFDEDPSALVIDHKSYAISETEGDHTLIAADDYIESDVLLGKKKIEAPVLFKGIAHSLNAANTLVLKVLSASPLAYSANPSSKLSSPPSVTGSSISLVSVVQARNNARIMITGSLDMFSNRFFRSSVQKAGSPRKYDKSGNEQFVTELSKWVFHVRGHLKAVNLRHNKAGETDEPAMYRIKDDLDFSVEIYEWSGKSWEPYVANDVQVQLYMMSPYVLKTLSNDKKGLYHTSFKVPDVYGVFQFKVEYHRLGYTSLSLSKQIPVRPFRHNEYERFITAAFPYYGASFTMMAGFFIFSFVYLYHK from the exons ATGGGAAGAAACAATTTCTCGATCTTAACAGTTCTATCGGTCACACTCCTTCccattctctccctctctttctccaCAGATTCCCCAACAGATTGTCGCCTCTTAGTCCTCCTCGACGACTTGTCACTCAAATCTTCCCACTCAATCTTCTTCAATTCTCTTAAATCTCGTGGTTTCGATCTTGATTTCAAGCTTGCTGATGACCCAAAACTCGCCGTTCAACGTTATGGCCAGTACTTATATGATGGCTTAattctcttctctccttcaaTCGAAA gatttggcgGTGCATTGGATTTAGCTGCTGTTCTTGACTttgttgactcgggtcatgatTTGATTATTGCGGCGGATAGTTCCTCTTCTGATTTGATTAAGAGTCTAGCTACTGAATGTGGGGTTGATTTCGATGAG GATCCATCTGCCTTGGTTATTGACCATAAAAGTTATGCTATCTCTGAGACTGAGGGTGATCATACATTGATTGCTGCCGATGATTATATCGAATCTGATGTgctgcttggaaaaaagaaaattgag GCTCCTGTGCTCTTTAAAGGGATTGCACATTCTTTAAATGCAGCGAATACCCTG GTATTGAAAGTCCTTTCTGCATCTCCTTTGGCTTATTCAGCTAATCCAAGCTCCAAATTGTCAAGTCCTCCATCAGTAACTGGATCTTCCATCTCGTTAGTTTCAGTAGTGCAG GCTAGAAACAATGCTCGGATTATGATTACAGGTTCATTAGATATGTTTAGTAACCG ATTTTTCAGATCAAGCGTACAGAAAGCTGGGAGTCCAAGAAA ATATGATAAATCTGGTAACGAGCAGTTTGTGACTGAACTTAGCAAATGGGTCTTCCATGTAAGAGGTCATCTGAAG GCTGTGAATCTTAGACACAACAAAGCTGGGGAAACAGATGAGCCAGCAATGTATAGGATCAAAGATGATCTG GATTTTTCTGTTGAGATATATGAATGGTCTGGAAAGAGCTGGGAACCATATGTGGCCAATGATGTCCAGGTCCAGCTTTACATGATGAGCCCTTATGTGTTGAAAACCCTATCAAATGACAAGAAG GGCTTGTATCATACATCATTCAAGGTTCCTGATGTTTATGGGGTTTTCCAGTTTAAGGTTGAGTATCACAGGCTTGGATATACTAGCCTGTCTCTCTCCAAACAG ATTCCAGTTCGGCCCTTCAGACACAATGAATATGAGAGATTCATTACAGCTGCTTTCCCCTATTATGGGG